The following are encoded in a window of Polynucleobacter sp. AP-Kolm-20A-A1 genomic DNA:
- a CDS encoding flagellin: MRISSNQIFDAGVQSIQDHASEAVRFQTQISSGKKYTQASENPQAVTLGLKLSFDKAQYDMFKTNQELMTNRLDNITSQLSSIYGAMASLKQVVVQAQGASGQSDLAALAQKAKSLSDSVMQFSAASDSSGQPILKPLKDPATTQTFDTAMGQVQIEPGITVAEGISLSESMGVYVLASDPTHYPNVGVPDASKPVAGYTNVLQAVKDVSDALLAGNQPSSAQVAALDAAITQVKASQVKAGLMSKQVSSAQDSVGGKLTDLENARATLLDTDIAEASAGLARSQTLLQAAQSIFAKMQSSSLFEKL; encoded by the coding sequence ATGAGAATCAGTAGCAATCAAATTTTCGATGCAGGCGTTCAGTCCATTCAGGATCACGCCAGTGAGGCAGTAAGATTCCAGACTCAAATTTCTTCTGGAAAAAAATACACTCAAGCCTCTGAGAATCCACAAGCTGTGACTTTGGGTTTAAAGCTGTCATTTGATAAAGCTCAATATGACATGTTTAAAACCAATCAAGAGCTGATGACTAATCGCCTTGATAACATCACTTCACAGTTGTCATCTATTTACGGTGCAATGGCTTCCTTGAAGCAAGTGGTGGTGCAGGCACAAGGTGCCTCCGGTCAAAGTGACTTAGCTGCGCTGGCACAAAAGGCAAAAAGCTTAAGTGATTCAGTAATGCAATTTAGCGCTGCCAGTGATTCATCTGGCCAGCCAATTTTGAAGCCTCTTAAAGATCCAGCAACTACTCAAACTTTCGACACTGCAATGGGTCAAGTACAAATTGAGCCAGGCATTACTGTTGCAGAAGGCATCAGCCTGTCCGAGAGCATGGGTGTTTATGTTTTAGCTTCAGATCCAACACATTACCCAAATGTCGGCGTTCCTGATGCTAGTAAACCTGTAGCTGGATATACAAACGTATTGCAAGCCGTTAAGGACGTTTCCGATGCGCTGTTGGCTGGCAATCAGCCTTCCTCAGCACAGGTGGCCGCCCTTGATGCAGCTATCACCCAGGTAAAGGCTTCCCAAGTGAAGGCTGGCCTGATGAGCAAGCAGGTGAGTAGCGCCCAGGATTCCGTGGGTGGTAAGCTTACGGACTTGGAAAATGCACGCGCAACCCTGTTAGACACTGATATTGCTGAGGCTTCAGCAGGATTGGCTCGTTCCCAAACGCTTTTACAGGCTGCCCAGAGCATTTTTGCGAAAATGCAGTCTTCATCCCTTTTTGAGAAGCTTTAA
- a CDS encoding aspartate aminotransferase family protein, which yields MTTSKTETKHSSVNGGGIDMSAYWIPFTPNRYFHQHPKIMQSAKGAYYFDDQGRKLFDGLSGLWCSPLGHADPRIGAAIQKQYETMDYCPAFQMASEATFRLASRIAAMAPKGLDKVFFTNSGSEAVDTALKIAIGYHRVMGNASRTRMIGRDRAYHGVGMGGISVGGMVANRKMFASMMMPGVDHLPHTLNLSQMAFSKGQPTWGAHLADELEKIVALHDANTIAAVILEPVQGSTGVIVPPEGYLQKIREICTKHGILLIFDEVITGFGRLGANFGADRFGVVPDMITFAKAITNGVIPLGGVIVRGDIYDSIIANGGQEQAIEFFHGYTYSGHPIPTAAGHAVLDIFESDDLVNRAKALEPVLENGLHALKGKSGILDIRNMGLSGAVDLDPVPGKPGLRSMKVLEACIERGALVRVAGDCIAVGPPFISKPEEVEFLCSALSDAIDAAMKVN from the coding sequence ATGACAACAAGCAAAACAGAGACAAAACATAGCAGTGTCAACGGTGGCGGAATTGATATGTCAGCCTACTGGATACCGTTCACACCAAATCGCTACTTTCATCAGCATCCTAAGATCATGCAGTCTGCTAAGGGAGCTTACTACTTTGACGATCAGGGTCGAAAGTTATTTGATGGTTTATCGGGCCTTTGGTGCTCCCCTTTAGGGCATGCTGATCCACGTATTGGTGCAGCTATTCAAAAGCAATATGAAACCATGGACTATTGCCCAGCATTCCAGATGGCCAGTGAAGCAACATTTCGTCTGGCTAGTCGTATTGCGGCGATGGCGCCAAAGGGATTGGATAAGGTGTTCTTTACCAATTCTGGCTCAGAAGCAGTCGATACGGCCTTGAAGATTGCTATTGGCTATCACCGTGTCATGGGTAATGCCTCACGCACGCGCATGATTGGTCGTGATCGCGCTTATCACGGCGTCGGCATGGGTGGAATTTCAGTGGGCGGCATGGTTGCCAATCGCAAGATGTTCGCCAGCATGATGATGCCTGGCGTTGATCACTTGCCGCATACCTTGAATCTCTCTCAAATGGCTTTTTCAAAAGGTCAACCAACTTGGGGCGCTCACTTAGCTGATGAATTAGAAAAGATTGTTGCGCTTCATGATGCCAATACGATTGCTGCGGTTATCTTGGAGCCTGTACAAGGATCAACTGGAGTGATTGTTCCTCCCGAAGGTTACTTGCAAAAGATTCGTGAGATTTGTACTAAGCACGGCATCTTATTGATATTTGATGAAGTCATTACAGGCTTTGGTCGTTTGGGTGCCAACTTTGGCGCTGATCGATTTGGGGTTGTGCCAGACATGATTACTTTCGCTAAGGCTATTACAAATGGCGTAATTCCATTGGGCGGCGTCATCGTGAGAGGTGATATCTACGACAGCATTATTGCGAACGGTGGGCAAGAGCAGGCTATTGAGTTCTTCCATGGCTACACCTACTCAGGCCATCCAATACCTACAGCTGCAGGACATGCCGTCTTGGATATTTTTGAATCTGATGATTTGGTCAATCGCGCAAAAGCATTAGAGCCGGTTCTTGAAAATGGTTTGCATGCCCTGAAGGGTAAATCGGGAATTCTGGATATTCGCAATATGGGTTTATCTGGTGCAGTGGATCTAGACCCTGTTCCAGGCAAGCCAGGCCTACGCTCAATGAAAGTATTGGAAGCCTGCATTGAAAGAGGTGCGCTTGTGCGAGTAGCAGGTGACTGCATTGCTGTTGGCCCACCATTCATCTCTAAACCAGAAGAGGTTGAGTTTCTCTGTAGCGCACTGAGTGATGCAATTGATGCGGCAATGAAGGTGAATTAA
- a CDS encoding flagellar motor protein MotB: MPLDPKDPQPIVYIMRRARKRQKMSHGGQWKIAYADFVTAMMVFFLIMWIVSMIPQTQKDSIADYFKGNSKNQVADSTANAIGEDKSDTKDETIIDDLEEAKAYLERLKELRREIEAFIKDNADLMKNSNDLLIEETPDGLTITLAENKKPMFVLGSSTLEATTAQVLQKLGKPLSSSRFKIKVEGHTDGSAYRPGATYTNWELSADRANAARRELLAGGLSESKIYEVIGYADNNLFVKDDPRNPLNRRITITAFTPKAKVKAPNPNAENEKDIVFKVEPPKGAAPSKP, encoded by the coding sequence GTGCCCTTAGATCCTAAAGATCCACAACCGATCGTCTACATCATGAGACGTGCGCGCAAGCGCCAAAAAATGTCTCATGGCGGTCAATGGAAGATTGCTTATGCTGACTTCGTGACGGCGATGATGGTGTTCTTCTTGATTATGTGGATTGTGAGTATGATTCCGCAGACGCAAAAAGACAGCATTGCGGATTACTTTAAGGGTAACTCCAAGAATCAAGTTGCCGATTCAACTGCGAATGCCATTGGTGAAGATAAGTCTGATACCAAAGACGAAACCATCATTGATGATCTTGAGGAAGCTAAGGCCTATCTAGAGCGCCTGAAAGAACTCCGTAGAGAAATTGAAGCATTCATCAAAGACAACGCTGATTTGATGAAAAATAGTAACGATCTGCTGATCGAAGAAACGCCTGATGGTCTGACTATTACTTTGGCTGAAAACAAAAAGCCGATGTTTGTCTTGGGCAGCTCTACGCTTGAAGCAACTACTGCACAAGTATTGCAAAAGCTTGGCAAGCCGCTGTCATCTTCCCGCTTTAAGATTAAGGTGGAAGGGCATACGGATGGATCTGCATATCGTCCAGGTGCAACCTATACTAACTGGGAACTCTCTGCAGACCGTGCAAATGCTGCAAGACGTGAGTTGCTTGCTGGCGGCTTGTCTGAAAGCAAGATCTATGAAGTGATTGGGTATGCCGACAATAATTTATTTGTCAAAGATGATCCACGTAACCCATTAAATCGCCGTATTACGATTACTGCGTTTACACCTAAGGCAAAGGTGAAGGCTCCAAATCCGAATGCAGAAAACGAAAAAGATATTGTCTTTAAAGTAGAGCCACCAAAAGGGGCTGCACCAAGTAAGCCTTAA
- a CDS encoding surface-adhesin E family protein, producing the protein MKKIHFSLLIALLLTSFHAAAEWTAIDEEKGAYYDAASLQPEGQLVKVWALQNYKKALPLGNKVTRSKKIFLENNCLNSQVRTLAFSFMTEEMGEGYPIPGFPLISTSSYAKWRAVEPNSFDQILFNKVCRPSAPSTTQSLQDGEEIVSPAVAPVDDKNRI; encoded by the coding sequence ATGAAAAAAATTCACTTCTCCCTGCTCATTGCTTTACTACTGACCAGCTTTCACGCTGCAGCAGAATGGACCGCAATCGATGAGGAAAAAGGGGCTTACTATGATGCCGCCTCATTGCAGCCTGAAGGTCAGCTTGTAAAAGTGTGGGCGCTACAAAATTACAAGAAGGCGCTTCCTCTCGGAAATAAAGTTACCCGATCCAAGAAAATCTTCTTGGAGAATAACTGCCTTAACTCTCAAGTGAGAACGCTGGCCTTTAGCTTTATGACTGAAGAAATGGGTGAAGGCTATCCTATTCCTGGCTTTCCACTCATTAGCACCAGTAGCTACGCTAAATGGCGTGCCGTCGAACCCAATAGCTTTGATCAGATCTTATTTAATAAAGTGTGTCGTCCTAGCGCGCCTTCTACTACTCAGTCACTGCAAGATGGCGAAGAAATCGTTTCTCCAGCTGTTGCGCCAGTGGACGATAAAAACCGAATTTAA
- a CDS encoding ATP-dependent RecD-like DNA helicase: protein MTPANTPEAPGIEITPDYQAVIEAIERHDPYIFVSGKAGTGKTTLIGYLRDTIPGNVVVVAPTGVAALQVKGVTIHSFFRLPPRLIFPEEDIKPLRDKRLYKDIRLLIIDEISMVRADVVDAMDLFLRENGPQRGKPFGGIQVMFVGDLFQLPPVVSSSDMQVLADRGYEGPYFFCAMALHRKDVTMVELSKIFRQKDEHFASLLNRIRINHDVDEAIDTLNAQCFRANQEVDEETITLTTTNARADQINGAGLRAIDADVKVYSGKTTGKFNIDERNLPSANNLALKVGAKVMFTATDPGFPKRWVNGTIGVVRELLPDKVKVMVKNGPYSNTVEVMGHQWESYRYDHDMMSGKISPSIIGTYVQIPLMLAWAVTIHKSQGKTLDKVKVDLSSGAFASGQVYVALSRCKTIEGISLQRPIEPKDVSCDQEIKRFYLNCLPNSQ, encoded by the coding sequence ATGACCCCAGCCAATACTCCTGAAGCACCCGGAATTGAGATAACCCCTGACTATCAGGCGGTCATAGAGGCTATTGAGCGTCACGATCCCTATATCTTTGTTAGTGGTAAAGCTGGCACAGGCAAAACTACCCTCATTGGGTATTTGCGCGACACGATTCCAGGCAATGTTGTAGTGGTGGCGCCTACAGGCGTAGCCGCACTTCAGGTGAAGGGAGTGACAATTCATTCTTTTTTCCGTCTGCCACCACGCTTAATTTTTCCGGAAGAAGATATTAAGCCGCTGCGGGATAAGCGCCTCTACAAAGATATTCGTTTGCTGATCATTGATGAGATTTCTATGGTCCGCGCTGACGTTGTGGACGCAATGGATTTATTTTTGCGCGAGAACGGTCCGCAAAGAGGTAAACCCTTCGGCGGTATTCAGGTGATGTTTGTTGGGGACTTATTTCAGCTGCCGCCGGTGGTTTCTAGCTCTGATATGCAAGTATTGGCTGATCGAGGATATGAGGGCCCATATTTTTTCTGCGCAATGGCACTGCATCGCAAAGATGTAACGATGGTGGAGCTCTCTAAGATCTTTCGCCAAAAAGACGAGCACTTTGCAAGCCTATTAAATCGAATTCGGATCAATCACGATGTTGATGAGGCAATTGATACTCTGAATGCTCAGTGTTTCAGAGCAAACCAAGAGGTAGATGAAGAAACCATTACCCTGACTACTACCAATGCAAGAGCGGATCAAATTAACGGCGCAGGTCTGCGAGCCATTGACGCTGATGTCAAAGTTTATAGCGGTAAAACCACAGGCAAGTTCAATATTGATGAACGTAATCTGCCATCTGCTAATAACCTGGCCTTAAAAGTAGGCGCTAAGGTGATGTTCACAGCAACGGATCCGGGATTTCCAAAGCGCTGGGTGAATGGCACGATAGGTGTGGTGCGCGAGCTTCTGCCAGACAAGGTCAAGGTCATGGTGAAGAATGGGCCGTACTCAAATACAGTTGAAGTAATGGGGCACCAGTGGGAGTCCTACCGCTACGATCACGACATGATGTCTGGAAAAATCTCTCCCAGCATTATTGGTACTTATGTTCAGATACCACTCATGCTAGCTTGGGCAGTAACCATTCATAAGAGCCAGGGCAAGACGCTGGATAAAGTGAAGGTCGATCTTTCATCTGGCGCATTCGCATCAGGGCAGGTTTATGTTGCCTTGAGTCGCTGCAAAACAATTGAAGGTATTTCTCTGCAAAGGCCGATCGAGCCTAAGGATGTGAGTTGCGATCAGGAGATTAAGCGCTTCTACCTAAATTGTTTGCCAAATTCTCAATAG
- the motA gene encoding flagellar motor stator protein MotA has translation MNLSIGLLIALACIFGGYLGVSSMGETLTPTVAINALHHLWQPWEFVIIIGAAFGAMVASNKGRVLKKIGASMKTIFVPDSNGLAMNLELLCLMFELLQKVNRHGMKSIEEDIEAPYTSPIFAKYPDVLNDARLTGFISEYMRMMLGGSMNLGQFESLMEQEIEVLEEELRVAADAVHTVADGLPAFGIVAAIMGVVIALQSINQPSIGEKIAAAMVGTFLGVLLSYSIVTPLAKILEHNADVELRPFSSVKAILLAYLNDFPPFAAVEFGRKVLYSDQRPTFDDLELRTRDILRSGNR, from the coding sequence ATGAATTTATCGATCGGTTTACTTATCGCTTTAGCCTGTATTTTTGGCGGCTATCTTGGCGTGAGCTCCATGGGTGAGACTCTCACACCAACTGTTGCAATCAATGCGCTTCATCATTTATGGCAGCCATGGGAATTTGTCATCATTATTGGCGCTGCCTTTGGAGCGATGGTTGCTTCAAACAAGGGCAGGGTACTGAAGAAAATCGGCGCTTCAATGAAGACTATTTTCGTTCCAGATTCAAATGGTTTGGCAATGAACTTAGAGTTGCTTTGCTTGATGTTTGAGCTGCTTCAAAAAGTCAATCGTCATGGCATGAAGTCAATTGAAGAAGATATTGAGGCTCCATACACCAGCCCAATCTTTGCAAAATATCCTGATGTACTAAACGATGCACGCTTAACAGGCTTTATCTCTGAGTACATGCGCATGATGCTCGGTGGCTCAATGAACTTAGGTCAGTTTGAGAGCTTGATGGAGCAAGAGATTGAAGTATTAGAGGAAGAGTTGCGCGTAGCTGCAGATGCGGTGCACACCGTGGCTGACGGCTTGCCTGCTTTTGGTATTGTGGCTGCGATTATGGGCGTAGTTATTGCCTTGCAGTCCATCAACCAGCCATCTATTGGCGAAAAGATCGCTGCTGCGATGGTGGGAACTTTCTTGGGTGTGTTGCTTTCATACTCAATCGTCACCCCATTGGCAAAGATTCTCGAACACAATGCCGATGTTGAGTTGCGTCCGTTCTCATCTGTAAAAGCAATCTTGTTGGCATACTTAAATGATTTCCCGCCGTTTGCTGCGGTAGAGTTTGGTCGTAAGGTGCTTTACTCTGACCAACGTCCAACATTTGATGATTTGGAATTGCGTACCCGCGATATTCTTCGTAGCGGCAACCGCTAA
- a CDS encoding HigA family addiction module antitoxin, translating into MKKMHNPPHPGLTLRDDILPALGITVTAAAEQLGVTRAALSRVLNAKAAISPEMALRIEAWLGVENGGSASIWLAQQSAYDLWKARKTIKPKVKQVQIPELLAA; encoded by the coding sequence ATGAAAAAAATGCATAACCCTCCGCATCCAGGTCTTACGTTGCGAGACGATATTCTTCCTGCTCTTGGTATTACCGTAACCGCTGCTGCAGAGCAGTTGGGGGTTACCAGGGCCGCTTTATCTCGAGTGCTAAATGCAAAGGCAGCAATTTCACCAGAGATGGCATTGAGAATCGAGGCATGGTTAGGCGTTGAAAATGGCGGCAGCGCCAGTATTTGGCTGGCTCAACAGTCTGCTTACGACTTGTGGAAAGCAAGAAAGACCATTAAGCCCAAAGTGAAGCAAGTACAAATTCCGGAGTTGTTGGCCGCATAA
- a CDS encoding tripartite tricarboxylate transporter substrate binding protein, with the protein MDTKMKVFKSLSIGLVGGLLLSASVYAAPDIDWPKKPIVAVVSFPAGGSTDIFARSVTAPLSEALGQSIVVENKPGAGGMIGLQAAAKAAPDGYTIHISALTNQSISTALFKNPPADLQKDFAPVALIGTIPHLIVVNPTVPAKNLPELIAFIKSKKGEFNYASQGNGSLSHLESTLFMQRIGATGTHIPYKGSSFALPDLIAGNTLMMFDSVTASLPHIQSGKLRPIAIAAAERSPLMPNVPTLGQDGMKQFDVENFYAIYVPKGTSPAIIAKLEREIRKILTNPDFKARMATQGIHPQFANSEQLGLITASEANKWEKVVKSANIKVD; encoded by the coding sequence ATGGACACAAAAATGAAAGTATTTAAATCTCTATCCATTGGTTTAGTTGGCGGACTACTCTTATCCGCATCAGTTTATGCAGCCCCAGATATTGATTGGCCTAAAAAGCCTATCGTTGCCGTGGTGTCTTTTCCTGCCGGTGGCTCTACCGATATTTTTGCGCGCAGTGTGACTGCCCCGCTATCCGAAGCACTTGGGCAATCGATTGTGGTGGAGAACAAACCTGGTGCGGGCGGCATGATTGGCTTGCAAGCAGCTGCCAAGGCTGCCCCTGATGGTTACACCATCCACATTAGCGCACTTACCAATCAATCTATTTCAACAGCGCTCTTTAAAAATCCGCCTGCAGACTTACAAAAAGATTTTGCTCCTGTTGCACTCATCGGGACAATTCCACATCTCATTGTTGTGAACCCAACAGTGCCAGCAAAAAATTTGCCAGAGTTAATTGCATTCATTAAATCCAAAAAAGGCGAATTTAATTACGCCTCTCAAGGTAACGGCAGCCTTTCACATCTCGAATCCACTTTATTTATGCAGCGCATTGGCGCAACTGGCACACATATTCCCTACAAAGGTAGCAGCTTTGCTTTGCCTGACTTGATTGCTGGCAATACGCTCATGATGTTTGATAGTGTGACCGCCTCCCTGCCTCATATTCAGAGCGGCAAGCTACGCCCTATTGCTATTGCAGCAGCAGAGCGTTCCCCTTTAATGCCGAATGTGCCAACTTTAGGCCAAGATGGTATGAAGCAGTTTGATGTCGAGAACTTTTACGCCATTTACGTTCCAAAAGGAACTTCACCTGCGATCATTGCAAAGTTAGAGCGAGAAATTCGGAAGATTTTGACCAATCCAGATTTCAAAGCACGTATGGCAACCCAAGGCATCCATCCACAATTTGCAAACTCAGAGCAGTTAGGACTAATTACCGCCTCTGAAGCCAACAAATGGGAGAAGGTAGTAAAGTCAGCAAATATTAAAGTTGATTAA
- a CDS encoding gamma-glutamyltransferase family protein: MLISPPFGGGRAPVLARNTVASSQPLATQAGIEALQNGGNAVDAALATAITLTVVEPTMNGLGGDGFAILWDGKKIHGLNASGRAPAAWTPEYFAGKSAMDLIGWNTVTVPGMVAGWVELSRKFGKLPFAQLFKRAIDYAENGFPVSPVIARQWREAIPILKNQPGFSESFLIDGKAPQAGQIWKYPAQAKTLKEIAATEGASFYKGPLAQSMVDFAQASGGCFTMQDFADNQPEWVEPLAFDYGDYTLHEIPPNGSGIAAQIALGILQAANVKQYPANSAQRIHLQIEAMRMAFADVYAYVSDARSMQMPVSSLLNRDYLASRAAMIDHNKAGTYGAGDPHSGGTVYLCAADESGMMISYIQSNFKGFGSGVVAPGGIAFHNRGMSFRLEDGHPNQVGPGKRPFHTILPAFLSKDGKPTMAFGVMGGNMQPQGHIQFVMRFVDEYLNPQACSDSPRWRIDDLGKLTVEASMPASVVEGLKALGHEVAVQPASSLDFGSAQAIAKINDDADSAYIAGSDHRRDGLAAGF, translated from the coding sequence ATGTTGATTTCTCCTCCCTTTGGCGGTGGCCGCGCTCCGGTACTCGCCCGCAACACGGTTGCCAGTTCCCAGCCCTTAGCTACACAAGCTGGGATAGAAGCACTACAGAATGGTGGCAATGCTGTTGATGCTGCTTTAGCAACCGCCATCACCCTCACCGTCGTAGAGCCGACCATGAATGGCTTAGGTGGCGATGGCTTTGCAATTCTCTGGGATGGCAAAAAAATACATGGCTTGAATGCTTCAGGCCGAGCTCCTGCTGCCTGGACGCCGGAATACTTTGCAGGCAAATCCGCCATGGATCTCATTGGCTGGAATACCGTCACAGTACCTGGCATGGTTGCAGGCTGGGTTGAGTTATCACGCAAGTTTGGCAAACTCCCCTTCGCACAATTATTTAAGCGTGCGATTGACTATGCGGAAAATGGCTTTCCTGTATCACCGGTAATTGCACGTCAATGGCGTGAAGCGATTCCGATTCTCAAGAATCAACCTGGTTTTAGTGAATCATTCTTGATTGATGGTAAAGCTCCGCAAGCAGGTCAAATCTGGAAGTACCCAGCGCAAGCTAAGACCCTGAAAGAAATTGCCGCCACTGAAGGCGCATCATTCTATAAAGGCCCTCTTGCTCAAAGCATGGTGGACTTTGCACAAGCTTCTGGTGGTTGCTTCACAATGCAAGACTTTGCAGACAATCAGCCCGAATGGGTTGAGCCGCTAGCCTTTGATTATGGCGACTACACCCTCCATGAAATCCCCCCTAATGGTTCAGGCATTGCCGCGCAAATTGCTTTAGGCATTTTGCAAGCAGCAAACGTCAAGCAATATCCTGCAAACTCTGCACAGCGCATTCATTTGCAAATTGAAGCAATGCGTATGGCATTTGCCGATGTCTATGCTTACGTTTCTGATGCTCGCTCTATGCAAATGCCAGTAAGCTCTTTATTAAACAGAGATTACTTAGCTAGTCGCGCAGCGATGATTGATCACAACAAGGCCGGCACTTATGGTGCCGGTGATCCGCATTCAGGTGGTACGGTGTATCTATGCGCAGCCGATGAATCCGGCATGATGATTTCATATATTCAATCGAACTTCAAAGGCTTTGGCTCCGGAGTTGTTGCCCCAGGCGGTATTGCTTTCCATAATCGCGGCATGAGCTTCCGATTGGAAGATGGACACCCCAATCAAGTAGGTCCAGGCAAGCGCCCTTTCCACACCATTCTTCCTGCATTCCTAAGTAAAGATGGCAAACCAACGATGGCATTTGGTGTGATGGGCGGCAATATGCAACCCCAGGGTCATATTCAATTTGTGATGCGCTTTGTGGATGAGTATCTCAATCCGCAGGCATGTTCTGATTCGCCACGCTGGCGTATTGATGATTTAGGCAAGCTCACCGTTGAAGCGTCGATGCCAGCAAGCGTTGTCGAAGGATTAAAAGCGCTAGGCCATGAAGTAGCCGTACAACCAGCCAGCAGCTTGGACTTTGGTAGCGCACAAGCAATTGCCAAAATTAACGATGATGCAGATTCTGCTTACATTGCTGGTAGCGATCACCGCAGGGATGGCTTAGCTGCCGGGTTTTAA
- a CDS encoding LrgB family protein, with protein sequence MTEKHSIVEIWVYLSGSPLFALFITLAAYQIGLSIYKASKQNPLANPVAIAILLVASAIQLIEMPYSTYFEGAQFIHFLLGSATVSLAIPIYRGLSSLKGRSIPLIASLCTGGLVSIISAVGIATLLGADSSITGAMYPKSVTAPIAMGIAERIGVSPTLTAIFAVSTGILGAILAPFVLNALGMKRWWQRGFAIGIGAHGIGTSRAFSIHPEAGTYASLAMGMNGVISAVAIPVIYHILNR encoded by the coding sequence ATGACTGAGAAGCACTCTATTGTTGAAATCTGGGTTTACCTTTCTGGCAGCCCACTCTTTGCGCTCTTCATTACCCTTGCTGCATATCAGATCGGCCTGTCGATTTACAAAGCAAGCAAACAGAATCCTTTGGCCAACCCTGTTGCCATTGCCATCTTATTAGTTGCAAGCGCCATACAGCTTATTGAAATGCCCTACTCAACTTACTTTGAGGGCGCTCAATTTATTCACTTTCTCTTGGGCTCCGCAACAGTCTCTTTAGCAATCCCTATCTATCGTGGCCTAAGCAGTCTCAAGGGTAGATCCATCCCACTAATTGCTTCGCTTTGCACTGGCGGCTTGGTTTCGATTATTAGCGCTGTAGGAATTGCAACCCTGCTGGGCGCAGACTCTAGCATCACTGGCGCAATGTATCCCAAGTCCGTCACGGCACCGATTGCAATGGGTATTGCTGAACGCATTGGGGTGTCTCCAACCTTAACCGCCATCTTTGCTGTCAGCACCGGAATCTTGGGGGCTATTTTGGCGCCCTTTGTACTCAATGCTCTGGGTATGAAGCGCTGGTGGCAACGCGGTTTTGCGATTGGTATTGGCGCCCACGGTATTGGCACATCACGGGCCTTTAGCATTCATCCGGAGGCAGGTACTTATGCAAGCCTAGCAATGGGAATGAACGGGGTAATCAGTGCGGTAGCGATACCGGTGATTTATCACATATTGAATCGCTAA
- a CDS encoding flagellar biosynthesis protein FlhB — MAEENDKDEERSLDPTERRLQKAREEGQLPQSRDLTTFAMLAVVPMAFLAFGPLFMDQMVRMVKGGLTFGDPNRILDDILLWGSGSLLAFCGVLLLIVIPLWVISFLSPLTLVAFRPYFVFKFNGNRLDPISGMGRMFSVNTLVELLKNIFKASLLLSVGLTYMVGLWGSLTMIANQDLNVAFAESYRLIIYGFLFLLIPMILIAFGDTFFQWFNFRKQMRMSQEEMKQEIKESEGSPEMRARIRQKQRQLSTSRMMAAIEKADVVLANPEHYSVAIRYDQEKMAAPVVVAKGSDDIALRIQDIAKDHQVPIARIPPLARLMYSRLEIGEAIPFQLFEAVAKVLAWAYEMKQEAGSLDLPDVGPLPDLEPTKFQRARA; from the coding sequence TTGGCAGAAGAGAATGATAAGGACGAAGAGCGGTCGTTAGACCCCACCGAGCGGCGGCTACAGAAAGCGCGTGAGGAGGGGCAGCTCCCCCAATCCAGAGACTTAACCACTTTTGCCATGCTGGCAGTTGTGCCTATGGCTTTTTTGGCATTTGGCCCGCTCTTTATGGATCAAATGGTGCGCATGGTGAAGGGCGGCTTAACCTTCGGCGATCCTAATCGTATTTTGGATGACATCTTGCTTTGGGGTTCAGGTTCTCTCCTAGCATTCTGTGGTGTGCTCCTGCTGATTGTGATTCCACTGTGGGTGATTTCTTTCTTGTCCCCATTAACGCTGGTCGCATTCAGACCCTATTTTGTATTTAAGTTCAACGGCAATCGCTTAGATCCGATTAGTGGCATGGGGCGCATGTTCTCTGTCAATACGCTGGTCGAATTGCTGAAGAATATTTTCAAAGCCTCTTTGCTGTTATCGGTTGGCCTGACTTATATGGTTGGCTTGTGGGGCAGTCTCACCATGATTGCCAATCAAGATCTTAACGTTGCTTTTGCGGAGTCCTATCGATTAATTATTTATGGGTTTCTATTTTTATTGATCCCAATGATTTTGATTGCCTTTGGAGATACTTTTTTCCAATGGTTTAATTTCCGCAAACAAATGCGTATGTCTCAAGAAGAGATGAAACAGGAGATTAAAGAGTCTGAGGGCTCCCCAGAAATGCGCGCGCGGATCCGTCAGAAGCAAAGACAGCTATCTACCTCAAGGATGATGGCGGCAATTGAAAAGGCAGACGTCGTGCTGGCCAATCCAGAGCACTATTCAGTCGCGATTCGTTATGACCAGGAGAAGATGGCTGCCCCAGTGGTTGTGGCTAAAGGCTCAGACGATATAGCGCTGCGTATTCAGGATATTGCTAAAGACCATCAAGTGCCGATTGCTCGTATTCCGCCTTTGGCGCGTTTAATGTATTCGCGCCTAGAAATTGGCGAGGCTATTCCATTTCAATTGTTTGAGGCAGTGGCAAAAGTATTAGCCTGGGCTTATGAGATGAAGCAAGAAGCTGGCAGCCTTGATTTACCAGATGTTGGACCACTTCCAGATTTAGAGCCTACCAAGTTCCAGCGGGCTAGGGCTTAA